Proteins found in one Planococcus citri chromosome 2, ihPlaCitr1.1, whole genome shotgun sequence genomic segment:
- the Cep97 gene encoding centrosomal protein of 97 kDa: MEGNGLLNLSNKQIRKLDKTVLPPNQTVPVISLNISGNCLQRLDNIDLFPELIELNASRNQLLRMYNLIKLHQLVKINLSNNHILSIEGLKELRNLKYLNLSYNNIKVLDANHLQTNIFLEHADLSHNRIVHITNISHLTSLKVLHLHKNQIANLRHCEMFLPGSLEILTLANNNITDLNEISHLVQLCSLKELSVNGNPCVSMTGNNLGFDYRPFVLNWCMSLRCIDGFAVDDLESLKAEWLYSQGKGRKFRVGEHVALVQYLADTCPISGKTLESENERKLRLILSKAQQHQKQLGQDHPNSGVLRSASRRSLGSSSVMTRSLDPGVLSRKTSTVVSDECSSRSENFDEFSEKRLTKSAYYADTNRYYDSLPHSLKTPFTNGEPLPTSTALVPAPDSLISPSMAPSLPFYNNSLAQKSVEAVEEDEEPCPAKLKTIRTKAHKKQEQATNPNKKSDPNEAATCIQKMWRGYHTRILNRRVSNVYQQIQTTRFNQYIKKLSVDMEATRAALDKEHQLQVLQMEAINALWKKISALQASAEVGQNMVNSSAADKVNLKALASTCSQLDFQVQKLQNSMQEVLRRINTLSKGDNNAVISTQTEIIAVHTPKDENKLSFPYQKLPPRPSSLPLAITNSQSKIGSSEPLSKQKCEDTPVNNTNKNGNNNQSLKN, translated from the exons ATGGAAG GTAACGGATTGCTGAATTTATCCAACAAACAAATTCGCAAATTGGATAAAACTGTTTTACCGCCCAATCAAACTGTTCCTGTAATATCGTTGAATATCAGCGGAAATTGTTTGCAAAGACTGGATAACATTGATTTGTTTCCTGAATTGATtgaa TTGAATGCTAGTCGAAATCAGTTACTGCGGATGTACAACCTGATCAAATTACATCAGTTAGTGAAGATTAATTTATCCAATAACCACATCCTCAGCATTGAAGGTTTGAAAGAACTGCGTAATTTGAAGTACTTGAATTTGTCTTATAATAATATTAAA GTGTTAGATGCGAATCATTTGCaaaccaatatttttttggagcaCGCGGATCTTTCTCATAATCGTATCGTGCACATTACGAATATTTCTCATCTAACATCGTTGAAA gtacttcatttgcataaaaatcaaaTAGCCAATCTACGTCATTGTGAAATGTTTCTACCTGgcagtttggaaattttaaccttGGCTAATAACAATATAACCGATTTGAACGAGATCTCTCATTTAGTCCAGTTATGTAGTTTGAAAGAACTATCAGTAAACGGAAATCCTTGCGTTTCCATGACTGGAAATAATTT AGGATTCGATTATAGGCCATTTGTTCTCAATTGGTGCATGAGTCTCCGCTGCATCGATGGATTTGCAGTTGATGATTTAGAAAG CTTGAAAGCAGAATGGCTTTACTCTCAAGGAAAAGGAAGAAAATTCAGGGTAGGAGAGCACGTTGCATTGGTTCAATATTTAGCAGATACCTGTCCCATTTCCGGCAAAACTTTAGAGTCGGAAAATGAGCGCAAATTGCGTTTGATTTTAAGTAAAGCTCAGCAGCATCAGAAACAACTGGGTCAAGATCATCCGA attcGGGTGTTTTGAGATCAGCCAGTCGCCGTTCTTTGGGCAGTAGTTCGGTGATGACTCGAAGTCTCGACCCGGGAGTATTGAGCAGAAAAACATCCACGGTCGTGAGCGACGAATGTAGTTCTCGATCGGaaaatttcgacgaattttcaG AAAAACGATTGACAAAAAGCGCGTATTACGCAGACACGAACAGATATTACGATAGTTTGCCGCATAGTTTAAAAACACCATTTACAAACGGTGAACCGTTACCAACGTCAACGGCATTAGTTCCCGCGCCGGATTCTCTAATAAGTCCGTCTATGGCACCCTCTTTACCTTTTTACAATAATTCTTTGGCTCAGAAATCGGTGGAAGCTGTTGAAGAAGATGAAGAGCCTTGTCCTGCTAAATTGAAAACCATCAGAACGAAAGCGCATAAAAAGCAAGAACAAGCTACGAATCCTAACAAGA AAAGCGATCCGAATGAAGCAGCGACGTGTATTCAGAAAATGTGGCGCGGTTATCATACTCGCATATTGAACAGACGAGTATCAAACGTGTATCAGCAGATTCAAACGACTCGTTTTAACCAATATATTAA GAAACTTTCCGTAGATATGGAAGCCACTAGAGCTGCTTTAGATAAAGAGCACCAACTGCAAGTTTTACAAATGGAAGCCATAAACGCTTTATGGAAAAAA ATTTCGGCTCTACAAGCAAGCGCGGAAGTTGGACAGAATATGGTGAATTCTTCAGCCGCCGATAAAGTTAATTTAAAAGCGTTGGCGAGTACCTGTAGTCAACTggattttcag gtgcaaaagttgcaaaattctATGCAAGAGGTATTACGACGAATAAACACGTTATCTAAAGGTGATAATAACGCGGTCATTTCTACTCAAACTGAAATCATCGCAGTGCATACGCccaaagatgaaaataaattatcttTTCCTTACCAAAAGTTGCCTCCTAGACCGTCCTCCTTACCTTTAGCAATAACTAATAGTCAATCAAAAATCGGTTCGTCCGAACCGCTCTCTAAACAAAAATGTGAAGATACTCCGGTAAATAATACCAATAAAAATGGTAATAATAATCAGTCGCTGAAGAACTGA